The stretch of DNA ctactcctccagactcattcacatctttataagtccacattgtctctcctgtctctagtatgtactcccctttatagcaggctactcctccaggctcattcacatctttataagtccacactgtctctcctgtctctagtatatactcccctttatagcaggctactcctccagactcgttcacatctttataagtccacactgtctctcctgtcactagtatgtactcccctttatagcaggctactcctccagactcattcacatctttataagtccacactgtctctcctgtcactaatatgtactcccctttatagcaggctactcctccaggcttgttcacatctttataagtccacactgtctctcctgtcactagtatgtactcccctttatagcaggctactcctccaggcttattcacatctttacaagtccacactgtctctcctgtctctagtatgtactctcctttatagcaggctactccaccaggcttattcacatctttataagtccacattgtctctcctgtcactaatatgtactcccctttataacaggctactcctcctggcttattcacatctttacaagtccacactgtctctcctgtcacaagtatgtactccccttcataacaggctactcctcctggcttattcacatctttacaagtccacatcgtctctcctgtctctataTTCACTCTAAACACTGTTGATGTTTCATAGGAAGATACAACAACAGATTTCTGGTCCGGAGCACAGAGAGCTAGTGTTTCCCATTCACCTTCTTGTAGACAAGGGATCTGTTTAATAATATGTCCATCTAGTGAATAGACTGTCAGACCTTTGTTAGACCTATCAGGGGCTACTACTTTATCTCCAGTTACAACTAGTTTGTGGACATAATCACTAGTGAAGCCATAATGTACCCAGCTAGTGAAGTCATAATGTGCCCAGCTGGTGATTAGTTTACCATTCATATTAGTTACTAGAACTTTATATGGATGAAGTAGAATATACAGTCTCTCATTATACAAACACAGTCCATCTATGTACTCTCCTtctaataataagagtgaagtTACTGAGTTGTCTGACTTGTCTATTCTAGATAGATTTGACCCACTACCACCAGCATATGTAAATCTGTCACTATGAGCAACTGTGTAAAATTTttcttctacatgtatttcctTCATAAGTTTGAGAGATGTTTGAGGTAAGATTAGTTGAACAAATACATCCGAACCATCAACCATCTCTACCTCTGGTTTTCGCTCATCAGCTAAAAGTatgaaacaagaaaataaataaaatacaattttatgGGATTATTTGGATGCTGAAAAAAATGAGGGTTTAAAAATTAATGTCAATATAGAACGAGGCTGTCCAAGAATGTGTGTTCGCATATCTTCCAAAATAAATTTATCAGTTAGAAAGCTCTTTGTGCTGCCATATAAAGGTTAAATTAATATGCAAGACATACCCTGAGCAAAGAGTGTcttctgattggtcaatgtcAAGGAAGGCAGATCTTCAACTATAAATCTCCTGATCTCATTATATGTTGCGGTGAAACTGTTGATTATATCAACCTATTCAATAGTATAAATATTGTAactatacaatttttaaaatagtaaCTATAAATGATACCGCATATGCTTCAAAACCAGCTAAAGTAATTAAAGCTGTGTAATTGTCTGATAAAGAGTTCAgaattttaatgctttttcCAAAGCAAACCGAACGCGTATTAATAGTGAAAAGTATAAACTTTACAGTATTATAaccgctaaaaaaattgttcttAATGTTTCAACTATCTTGCTGTTTTTATAGACTGCCGCTAATTATTAAAAACAGGCttatagaaatacataataaCAGGTTTAACTACAGTATGGCTGGTAAAAATTCCGAAACCATAAACTTTCaccaaatattatttatcatttcgctcaaaggtaaaataaaatgcaTCCATATTAATTTACACAAACATGTTCAACAagatatataacaaatattaaaaataagaaaaactCCATCAAATTTGAATACTGAGTCCGTACGAGCGGTGATCAAATAAATGATATTATCAGCCAATAGCAAAACTGAGCATAACGCTTTATAAATGAACTTCCCTCATGAAAGAATAAAATAGAAACCTGTACTCACCTGATGTGACTCTTTAAACTTAGCATCTTGTAGGAGAAGTAGAGTGTTCATCTCTGTCATCCTAACTCCTATATCCATCTCTATAAATTCTACTAACTGTTCCTTTGAGGTCCTCCTGTTGTCTACCAGCTCCCTCTCTAGTTCATCATACATTCTACGCAGCTCTGTTAACTATAAGTAAAGGATAGCGCTGTAAGCTGAGGAAAACAGTGCATATGATATTTCCATGGTGAAAGTGAGACAACTATACTGTGCATATATTATACATGATGCGATACAATGAATGACATCATCGAGAGGCAATTTTACCTTTGAACTAGCAAGTGTTGAAGTTTCACACATGAAGATATCTTTCATGATAGAAATTAGCTAAATTTTAAACGTGACCTAAAATCACAAACTTTGTTTTATTG from Watersipora subatra chromosome 2, tzWatSuba1.1, whole genome shotgun sequence encodes:
- the LOC137388418 gene encoding E3 ubiquitin-protein ligase TRIM56-like; the protein is MASESVVCGYCMEKDEQLIDPRSLPCHHIHCFPCLVGDFEANRTVRCGTCKAVFDVTLARLPSAMKREDNLQFCDICVDNESGEELAVSYCTTCSRKMCTKHLELHGQFYSLHRDVLDIQEYQNKAKMLKERRCATHPDEPIVLGCSTCFGVLCVTCLDGAKGCIDGSAHLTIKLEKLLNLLKEKRDNVKTEAWVKDGEFSNLLKRSLRILSRYEKKTQELVDQLHDSRDKQLTELRRMYDELERELVDNRRTSKEQLVEFIEMDIGVRMTEMNTLLLLQDAKFKESHQVDIINSFTATYNEIRRFIVEDLPSLTLTNQKTLFAQADERKPEVEMVDGSDVFVQLILPQTSLKLMKEIHVEEKFYTVAHSDRFTYAGGSGSNLSRIDKSDNSVTSLLLLEGEYIDGLCLYNERLYILLHPYKVLVTNMNGKLITSWAHYDFTSWMDILLNRSLVYKKVNGKH